In a single window of the Terriglobales bacterium genome:
- a CDS encoding DUF167 domain-containing protein yields the protein MIPIRHTPAGATFAVKVQPRARRNAITGTVGDALKVALTAPPLEGRANQALVEFLAEFLNVPRSSIKIAAGQNSRRKVVCVNGLSPEQVRSRLTQART from the coding sequence ATGATTCCCATCCGCCACACGCCCGCCGGCGCCACATTCGCCGTCAAGGTCCAGCCTCGTGCCCGGCGCAACGCCATCACCGGCACGGTCGGCGACGCCCTCAAGGTCGCCCTGACTGCCCCACCGCTTGAGGGCCGCGCCAACCAGGCTTTGGTGGAATTTCTGGCGGAATTTTTGAACGTGCCGCGCTCGTCCATTAAGATAGCTGCCGGCCAGAACAGCCGGCGCAAGGTCGTCTGTGTGAACGGCTTGTCCCCTGAGCAAGTCCGCTCGCGCCTGACGCAAGCGAGGACTTGA
- a CDS encoding YggS family pyridoxal phosphate-dependent enzyme — protein MSIPSNIASLHDRIAHAARRAGRDPASVSLMAVTKTVEPARILQAYDAGLRLFGENRVQEFAHKAAELPSLPGAEWRLIGHLQTNKAAKAAELFQGVDSLDSIRLAEKLDAAARKLGRRIPVLLEVNLGGEASKSGLPPDSPQLEALLLAAPRLDALDFRGLMAIPPFTDDPEGARPYFRRLRELRDTIAERRLPAISMNELSIGMSHDFEVAIEEGSTCVRIGTAIFGPRPIGPGNR, from the coding sequence GTGTCCATTCCCTCCAACATCGCCTCTCTCCACGACCGCATCGCCCACGCCGCCCGCCGCGCCGGCCGCGACCCGGCTTCCGTTTCGCTGATGGCCGTCACCAAAACGGTGGAGCCCGCGCGCATCCTCCAGGCTTACGACGCCGGCCTGCGTCTGTTCGGCGAGAATCGCGTGCAGGAGTTCGCCCACAAGGCCGCCGAACTTCCCTCACTCCCCGGGGCCGAGTGGCGCCTCATCGGCCATTTGCAGACCAACAAAGCCGCAAAAGCTGCGGAGCTCTTTCAGGGTGTGGACTCGCTCGACTCGATTCGCCTGGCGGAAAAACTTGACGCCGCCGCCCGGAAGCTCGGCCGCCGGATTCCCGTACTGCTCGAAGTCAATCTCGGCGGTGAAGCCTCGAAGTCCGGCCTCCCGCCCGACTCGCCCCAACTCGAAGCCCTTTTGCTCGCTGCCCCGCGCCTCGACGCGCTCGACTTCCGCGGCCTGATGGCCATCCCGCCCTTCACCGACGACCCCGAGGGCGCGCGTCCTTACTTCCGCCGTCTGCGCGAGCTGCGCGACACAATCGCGGAGCGCCGTTTGCCCGCCATCTCCATGAACGAACTCTCCATCGGCATGTCGCACGACTTCGAGGTGGCCATCGAGGAAGGCTCCACCTGCGTCCGCATCGGCACCGCCATTTTCGGCCCTCGCCCAATCGGCCCGGGTAACAGATGA